From the Glandiceps talaboti chromosome 10, keGlaTala1.1, whole genome shotgun sequence genome, one window contains:
- the LOC144441086 gene encoding quinone oxidoreductase-like, whose translation MSATRSALRIMRAIRVSEFGAPEVLNVQTDVAIPTPVGKEVLIKISSAGVNPVETYIRSGNRAVLPSLPYTPGGDAAGIVEKVGPKANKFKVGDRVYTGNCTSGSYAEYGIALEDRVSYLPENITFQQGASSGTPYYTAFRALFQRGKARASETVLIHGASGAVGIACLQFGSAYGLKLLGTAGTPEGLELIKQHGAEACFNHRDPDYTKKIMAATGGTGPDLIVEMLGNVNLQKDLEMVAKFGRIVVVGNRGNIEIDARQTMAKEAAIVGMMLLCASEFDFRELMAATNAGMAKGFVKPVVGQEFPLDKAVEAHHEVIAHKLGTHGKIVLNI comes from the exons ATGTCAGCAACCCGTTCTGCCTTAAGAATAATGCGAGCTATACGAGTGTCAGAGTTTGGTGCACCAGAAGTGCTGAACGTACAAACTGACGTAGCAATACCAACTCCTGTCGGCAAAGAG GTATTGATAAAAATATCATCAGCTGGTGTCAATCCTGTTGAGACGTATATACGTTCTGGTAATCGAGCTGTCTTACCATCACTGCCATACACACCAGGAGGAGATGCTGCAGGTATAGTGGAAAAAGTTGGACCTAAAGCTAACAAATTCAAG GTAGGGGATAGAGTTTACACTGGAAATTGTACAAGTGGTTCTTATGCAGAGTATGGTATTGCATTAGAAGATAGAGTATCTTATCTTCCAGAAAATATCACTTTCCAGCAAGGAGCTTCAAGTGGTACTCCGTACTACACAGCTTTTAGAGCATTGTTTCAAAG AGGTAAAGCCAGGGCAAGTGAAACTGTTCTCATTCATGGAGCTAGTGGTGCA GTTGGCATTGCTTGTCTACAGTTTGGAAGTGCCTATGGTCTTAAATTGCTTGGTACAGCAGGTACTCCTGAGGGGTtggaattaatcaaacaacaTGGTGCTGAAGCTTGTTTTAATCACAGAGACCCAGACTACACCAAAAAAATCATG gCTGCTACAGGGGGTACTGGTCCAGATCTCATTGTTGAAATGCTTGGCAATGTTAATCTACAGAAAGATCTAGAAATGGTGGCAAAATTTGGCAGAATTGTG GTTGTAGGTAACCGTGGAAACATAGAAATAGATGCACGACAGACAATGGCAAAAGAAGCTGCTATAGTTGGTATGATGCTTCTATGTGCCTCAGAA TTTGACTTCAGAGAACTTATGGCAGCAACAAATGCAGGCATGGCAAAGGGATTCGTAAAGCCAGTTGTTGGACAAGAATTCCCTCTGGACAAAGCAGTGGAAGCTCATCATGAAGTCATTGCCCATAAACTAGGAACTCATGGGAAGATTGTACTAAATATATAG
- the LOC144441173 gene encoding uncharacterized protein LOC144441173 isoform X2: protein MESEADVTAVEETLQDKEKSKRLVRHLSTLGGVSSKDVVERIMVAMFSQSLSTIYNWLGKGKLKKHALSQLSIATIIKDAAKQSNVKEADCEAAIKNWLKYASDRDGGRKKRAEKQKERDREQARKFKALNLNLDSSDDEQE from the exons ATGGAATCAGAAGCCGATGTGACTGCTGTGGAGGAGACCCTCCAAGATAAAGAAAAATCAAAGCGACTA GTACGCCATCTCAGTACCTTGGGAGGTGTTTCTTCCAAGGATGTGGTGGAGAGGATAATGGTGGCCATGTTCTCTCAATCATTATCCACGATCTACAACTGGCTGGGAAAAGGGAAACTAAAAAAACATGCCCTTTCACAACTGAGTATTGCAACAATTATCAAAG ATGCAGCCAAACAGTCTAATGTAAAGGAGGCTGACTGTGAGGCAGCCATCAAGAACTGGCTGAAGTATGCCAGCGACCGGGATGGGGGTCGAAAAAAGAGGGCAGAAAAGCAAAAAG AAAGAGATAGAGAGCAAGCAAGGAAGTTCAAGGCTCTTAACCTGAACCTTGACTCAAGTGATGATGAACAagagtga
- the LOC144441173 gene encoding uncharacterized protein LOC144441173 isoform X1 encodes MITWLKSSATLQCYDNMITWLKSSATYMFPVHSFNYIFQVRHLSTLGGVSSKDVVERIMVAMFSQSLSTIYNWLGKGKLKKHALSQLSIATIIKDAAKQSNVKEADCEAAIKNWLKYASDRDGGRKKRAEKQKERDREQARKFKALNLNLDSSDDEQE; translated from the exons ATGATAACATGGTTAAAGTCTTCTGCAACCCTGCAGTGTtatgataacatgataacatggtTAAAGTCTTCTGCTACTTATATGTTTCCTGTACActctttcaattatatattccAGGTACGCCATCTCAGTACCTTGGGAGGTGTTTCTTCCAAGGATGTGGTGGAGAGGATAATGGTGGCCATGTTCTCTCAATCATTATCCACGATCTACAACTGGCTGGGAAAAGGGAAACTAAAAAAACATGCCCTTTCACAACTGAGTATTGCAACAATTATCAAAG ATGCAGCCAAACAGTCTAATGTAAAGGAGGCTGACTGTGAGGCAGCCATCAAGAACTGGCTGAAGTATGCCAGCGACCGGGATGGGGGTCGAAAAAAGAGGGCAGAAAAGCAAAAAG AAAGAGATAGAGAGCAAGCAAGGAAGTTCAAGGCTCTTAACCTGAACCTTGACTCAAGTGATGATGAACAagagtga
- the LOC144440731 gene encoding beta-1,4 N-acetylgalactosaminyltransferase 1-like, translated as MGTVAFRTTWFILLLFGIIGLVVTVWYSTIEDMEWRIVKNSHSGPRPNQAYFERNPHMRIFSPISKYIAVGKEDDQIESPCECANTKVTDKLNSLAKLRRERELTEWNRHHRQSSDPLMMCEAFTPLRYPAGGVTVQPLKSTRLHGLQLHVAIADFLPEDQQLRIVLRCKKLKGVLVVFKHEGNSSVGVSGNDSTEMIITANKNGLHALNTVLANLNYKSTVYDINTRDIIYITMLNFDIAVHVHIKKPAVPTLYDPGPSGDINSLVTIITKTFERYGSVKTLISSIHKFYPKMTIIVADDSEVPEKINIPNVKHYIMPFAEGWFAGRNLALSQVRTKYFVWVDDDFVFTKGTHLENFLEKFKHPNLTIDVVGGTFGDANGKRRTNTDCLGCRTLEVTNNYENDDGDCLVLSNKKYHAVKEFPECFYADGTDNFFMARTSTTRSVGFDPVYNRIGHIEFHIDGLGKLRMMGSDVVAATESSTPQGSSNVSIECVMKLRLFVI; from the coding sequence ATGGGGACTGTAGCGTTTCGTACAACGTGGTTTATTCTACTTTTATTTGGTATAATTGGCCTTGTCGTCACGGTTTGGTATAGCACCATTGAAGACATGGAATGGAGAATTGTGAAAAACAGCCACTCTGGACCTCGACCAAATCAAGCATATTTCGAAAGAAACCCACACATGAGAATTTTTTCACCGATTTCTAAATATATTGCTGTTGGAAAAGAAGACGATCAGATTGAGTCACCATGCGAATGTGCGAATACGAAGGTTACAGACAAGTTGAATTCTTTGGCAAAACTACGGCGAGAACGTGAATTGACAGAGTGGAATAGACACCATAGGCAATCCAGCGATCCGTTGATGATGTGTGAAGCCTTTACACCACTACGATATCCTGCAGGTGGTGTTACCGTTCAACCACTCAAGTCAACACGTCTACATGGTCTACAATTACACGTCGCTATCGCTGATTTCCTACCTGAAGATCAACAGCTTCGGATTGTGCTAAGATGTAAAAAATTGAAGGGAGTGTTAGTTGTATTCAAACATGAGGGTAATTCGAGTGTGGGAGTTAGTGGAAATGACTCTACCGAAATGATTATCACAGCTAACAAGAATGGACTACACGCTCTCAATACAGTTTTGGCAAATTTAAACTATAAAAGCACAGTTTATGATATCAATACAAGAGATATAATCTATATCACAatgttaaattttgatatcGCTGTTCACGTTCACATAAAAAAACCGGCAGTACCAACGTTGTACGACCCAGGACCTTCCGGTGATATCAACTCATTGGTAACTATTATCACTAAAACGTTTGAACGGTATGGTTCAGTCAAAACACTAATTTCTAGCATACATAAATTTTATCCAAAGATGACCATCATTGTCGCCGACGATTCCGAGGTTCCTGAAAAAATTAACATTCCTAATGTAAAGCATTACATTATGCCTTTTGCAGAAGGATGGTTTGCTGGTAGAAATTTAGCACTCAGTCAGGTAAGAACCAAGTACTTTGTTTGGGTAGATGACGACTTTGTGTTCACTAAAGGAACTCACCTTGAAAATTTCCTCGAAAAATTCAAACATCCAAACTTGACAATTGACGTTGTCGGTGGGACGTTTGGAGATGCGAACGGTAAACGCCGAACGAACACAGATTGCTTAGGTTGTCGTACACTTGAAGTTACTAATAACTATGAAAATGATGACGGAGACTGTTTGGTTCTCAGTAACAAGAAATACCATGCTGTAAAAGAATTTCCCGAATGTTTCTACGCTGATGGCACAGATAATTTTTTTATGGCTCGAACCAGTACAACCAGGAGCGTTGGTTTTGACCCAGTTTACAACAGAATAGGACACATTGAATTCCACATCGATGGATTGGGAAAACTGCGTATGATGGGAT